One genomic window of Desulfuromonas sp. AOP6 includes the following:
- a CDS encoding YitT family protein, with translation MSPKKSLISYSIFWNCGLILIGSFIQAIGFKALGEPQGFVPGGLFGISTLIYYKTGFSNTGLIYLVLNVPMFILGYIFISKRFLSYSFLSMLTLSLSFMVIDFQINLTDQLYAAVTFGVIVGAGAGIVLRSLGSNGGLDVVGVILNQRFNLGLGKFYFFFNCALFTFSFAALDNDLVIASMIAVFITSVTVDYCLSLFNQRKLALIISEKPQEIADQVMSHMKIGATFLPAIGAYHRKEKTVLMVVINNIQLKRLEEIVFTSDPYSMFIVENTFNVLGSTFSKRKIY, from the coding sequence ATGTCACCTAAAAAATCACTGATTAGCTATTCTATCTTCTGGAACTGCGGTCTCATCCTTATCGGCTCCTTCATTCAGGCTATCGGCTTTAAAGCCCTGGGTGAGCCGCAAGGCTTCGTTCCCGGGGGACTGTTCGGCATCTCAACCCTGATCTACTACAAAACAGGTTTTTCCAATACCGGCCTTATCTATCTCGTTCTCAATGTTCCCATGTTTATTTTGGGATATATCTTTATTTCCAAACGTTTTCTGAGCTACAGTTTTCTTTCCATGCTCACCCTGTCCCTGTCTTTCATGGTGATCGATTTTCAGATCAACTTGACGGACCAACTCTATGCCGCCGTGACCTTCGGCGTCATCGTTGGGGCGGGGGCCGGCATAGTCCTGCGTTCACTCGGCTCGAACGGCGGCCTCGATGTGGTGGGAGTCATCCTCAATCAGAGATTCAACCTCGGTCTGGGCAAGTTCTATTTCTTCTTCAACTGCGCCCTTTTTACCTTCAGTTTCGCCGCCCTGGATAACGATCTGGTCATCGCCTCGATGATCGCCGTCTTCATCACCTCGGTGACCGTCGACTACTGCCTTTCCCTCTTCAACCAGCGCAAGCTGGCGCTGATTATTTCAGAAAAGCCTCAGGAGATCGCCGATCAGGTCATGTCGCACATGAAAATAGGGGCGACCTTCCTGCCCGCCATCGGCGCCTATCATCGCAAGGAAAAAACCGTGCTGATGGTGGTCATCAACAACATTCAACTCAAACGATTAGAGGAGATCGTCTTCACCAGCGATCCCTACTCCATGTTCATTGTGGAAAACACCTTCAATGTGCTGGGCTCGACTTTTTCAAAGCGCAAAATCTACTAG
- a CDS encoding carbon-nitrogen hydrolase has product MKNLTVGLVQQSCSADREANVRASMEGIRRAADQGAELVVLQELHTGLYFCQSEDTACFDQAETIPGPSTEELGALARELGIVLVTSLFEKRAPGLYHNTAVVLEKDGSIAGIYRKMHIPDDPGYYEKFYFTPGDLGFTPIDTSVGRLGVLVCWDQWYPEAARLMAMAGADLLIYPTAIGWDPRDDQEEQQRQLQAWVTIQRSHAVANGIPVISVNRVGFESAPEETGAGAQFWGHSFVAGCQGEIIVQAGEREEVLLADLDRERSESVRRIWPFLRDRRIDAYAELTRRYRD; this is encoded by the coding sequence ATGAAAAATCTCACCGTCGGACTGGTTCAGCAGTCCTGCAGCGCCGACCGCGAGGCCAACGTGCGCGCCAGTATGGAGGGGATCCGCCGCGCCGCCGATCAGGGTGCCGAGCTCGTCGTGCTGCAGGAGCTGCACACGGGGCTGTACTTCTGCCAGAGCGAGGACACCGCCTGCTTCGATCAGGCCGAGACCATTCCGGGTCCGTCGACGGAAGAATTAGGCGCCCTGGCCAGAGAGCTGGGCATCGTGCTGGTGACTTCTCTTTTTGAAAAGCGAGCGCCGGGACTCTATCACAACACAGCGGTGGTGCTGGAGAAGGACGGCTCCATCGCCGGCATCTACCGAAAAATGCACATCCCCGATGACCCCGGCTACTACGAAAAATTCTACTTCACCCCCGGGGATCTGGGCTTTACCCCCATCGATACGTCCGTCGGTCGTCTGGGTGTACTCGTCTGCTGGGATCAGTGGTATCCGGAAGCTGCCCGCCTCATGGCCATGGCCGGCGCCGACCTGCTGATCTACCCCACAGCCATCGGCTGGGATCCCCGTGATGACCAGGAGGAACAGCAGCGGCAGCTGCAGGCCTGGGTCACCATTCAACGCAGCCACGCCGTGGCCAACGGCATCCCCGTCATCAGCGTCAACCGTGTTGGCTTCGAGTCCGCTCCAGAAGAGACAGGTGCCGGCGCCCAGTTCTGGGGACACAGCTTTGTGGCCGGCTGTCAGGGAGAAATCATCGTGCAGGCGGGTGAGCGGGAAGAAGTTTTGCTGGCCGACCTGGACAGGGAACGCAGTGAGTCAGTGCGGCGCATCTGGCCTTTTCTGCGGGATCGGCGCATTGACGCCTACGCTGAGTTGACCAGGCGCTACCGGGACTAA
- a CDS encoding agmatine deiminase family protein produces MNIRMPAEWERQDGVLLAWPHQDSDWEQHLDVVEPVFQRLATEISRFERVIIVAPDVERVRTQLARTDADMTRIRLYTIQTNDTWSRDFGAITVLRDGAPVLLDFGFNGWGLKFAAHYDNQVNQALAKDGAFGSIPLEIPGLILEGGSLESDGCGTLLTTAECLLNPNRNPHLSRPEIETRLKALLGFNHFLWLENGYLAGDDTDSHIDTLARLCPDDTIVYVTCDDPVDEHFEALKKMEAELQTFRTRDGAPYRLLPLPWPRAAYDEDGERLPATYANFLVINGAVLVPTYEDARDEQALQVIAEAFPGREIIGVNCLPLILQHGSLHCVTMQFPEGVLP; encoded by the coding sequence ATGAATATACGCATGCCTGCCGAATGGGAGAGACAGGACGGCGTCCTGCTGGCCTGGCCGCACCAGGACAGCGACTGGGAGCAGCACCTGGATGTGGTCGAACCGGTCTTTCAGCGGCTCGCCACCGAGATCAGTCGTTTTGAGCGCGTCATTATTGTCGCCCCAGACGTCGAACGCGTCCGCACGCAACTCGCCCGCACCGACGCGGACATGACGCGCATCCGCCTCTACACTATTCAAACCAACGACACCTGGTCGCGGGATTTCGGGGCCATCACGGTCCTGCGGGACGGCGCCCCCGTCCTTCTCGACTTCGGGTTCAACGGCTGGGGCCTCAAGTTCGCCGCCCATTACGACAATCAGGTTAACCAGGCGCTGGCCAAAGACGGCGCTTTCGGCTCCATACCCCTTGAAATCCCCGGGCTCATTCTCGAAGGAGGCAGCCTGGAAAGCGATGGCTGCGGCACCCTGCTGACCACGGCGGAATGCCTGCTGAACCCCAACCGCAATCCGCATCTCTCCCGGCCGGAAATCGAGACCCGGCTGAAGGCGCTGTTGGGATTCAACCACTTTTTATGGTTGGAAAACGGTTATCTTGCAGGCGACGACACCGACTCGCACATCGACACCCTGGCTCGACTCTGCCCCGACGATACCATCGTCTACGTAACCTGCGACGATCCCGTCGATGAGCATTTCGAGGCCCTCAAGAAAATGGAGGCCGAGCTGCAAACCTTCCGTACGCGGGACGGCGCGCCCTACCGCCTGCTCCCCCTGCCCTGGCCGCGGGCCGCCTACGACGAGGACGGTGAGCGTCTGCCCGCCACTTACGCCAATTTCCTGGTCATCAACGGAGCCGTGCTGGTACCGACCTATGAGGATGCCCGGGATGAACAGGCGCTGCAGGTCATCGCCGAGGCCTTCCCCGGCCGCGAAATCATCGGCGTCAACTGCCTGCCGCTGATTCTGCAGCACGGTTCCCTGCACTGCGTCACCATGCAGTTTCCCGAAGGAGTTCTGCCATGA